The window CCGACGACTCGTCGGCCGTGGCACCGAATCGGCCGAGGAGCAGGCACGCCGACTCCGCACCGCCGAGGTCGAGCTGGCCGCGCAGGACGAGTTCGACGAGCTCGTCGTCAACGACACGGTCCCCGAGGCCGCAGGACGCCTCGTCCACCTCATGGGACTCACGAAGGAGCACGCATGAACGAGAAGCCGCAGGGCATCATCGACCCGCCCATCGACGAACTGCTGACGCGCGTCGACAGCAAGTACCAGCTCGTGATCTTCGCCTCGAAGCGGGCGCGACAGATCAACGACTACTACGCCGATCTCCACGACGGCGCGATCTACAACAACGTCGGGCCGCTCGTCGACTCGTCGATCGACGACAAGCCCCTGTCGATCGCGCTCCGCGAGATCAACGAACAGAAGCTCGTCATGACCGATGCGCCGGAGATCGAGCTCCCCGACGCGGGCGTCGACTTCGGCGAGGAACTCACCTTCGACGACGACGCACCCGCCGCCGAGTAGCACCGGCGTCGTGGCGCAGCAGGAGGAGCACGGGCCCACGTACCGCGTCGTCGTCGGCATCACCGGCGGCATCGCGGCCTACAAGGCCGTCCAGGTGGTTCGCGACCTCGTGCTCGCGGGGCACCACGTCGACGTCGTCCCGACCGGCGCCGCGCTCCGATTCATCGGTCGACCGACGCTCGAGGCGATCTCCCGCAATCCCGTCACGGACGACCTCTTCGACGACGTCGAGGAGGTCCGCCATGTCGCGCTCGGCCAGCGTGCCGACGTCGTCGTCGTCGTCCCCGCCAC is drawn from Pseudoclavibacter chungangensis and contains these coding sequences:
- the rpoZ gene encoding DNA-directed RNA polymerase subunit omega, which gives rise to MNEKPQGIIDPPIDELLTRVDSKYQLVIFASKRARQINDYYADLHDGAIYNNVGPLVDSSIDDKPLSIALREINEQKLVMTDAPEIELPDAGVDFGEELTFDDDAPAAE